A single window of Nocardioides kongjuensis DNA harbors:
- a CDS encoding RNA polymerase sigma factor, whose protein sequence is MADATTADTITATWRQESARLVGALARMTRDVDLAEDLAQDALVAALEQWPSTGVPDNPGAWLMTTAKRRGIDHIRRAETLRRKTEELGHAAEEVSPMPDLESQVDHIEDDVLRLVFLCCHPALTPESRAALTLRLVGGLTTDEIARGFLVPSTTMGQRISRAKKTLTEAGAELELPTGAERTQRLDDVMAVVYLVFTEGYVATAGDDWTRPDLAQEGIRLARLLAGIAPDEPEVHGLQALLELQGSRLPARTDADGAPVLLDDQDRTRWDALLVRRGLAALRRAEEIAARGVPIGRYYLQAAIAAEHAKATTAAATDWPRIARLYDVLAAAAPGPVVEVNRAVAHGRAAGPDAGLAVLAALPADVLRDSPLLPSVRGDLLERAGRHAEAAEEFEEAARRTRNGDERTLLERRAAKARSTT, encoded by the coding sequence ATGGCCGACGCCACCACCGCCGACACGATCACCGCCACCTGGCGGCAGGAGTCGGCCCGGCTGGTCGGCGCGCTCGCCCGGATGACCCGGGACGTCGACCTGGCCGAGGACCTCGCGCAGGACGCGCTGGTCGCCGCCCTCGAGCAGTGGCCGTCGACCGGCGTACCCGACAACCCCGGCGCCTGGCTGATGACCACCGCCAAGCGCCGCGGCATCGACCACATCCGGCGGGCCGAGACGCTGCGCCGCAAGACCGAGGAGCTCGGCCATGCCGCGGAGGAGGTGAGCCCGATGCCCGACCTGGAGTCCCAGGTCGACCACATCGAGGACGACGTCCTGCGACTGGTCTTCCTGTGCTGCCACCCGGCGCTGACCCCCGAGTCCCGTGCCGCGCTCACCCTGCGGCTGGTCGGTGGCCTCACCACCGACGAGATCGCCCGCGGCTTCCTCGTGCCGAGCACGACGATGGGCCAGCGGATCTCACGGGCGAAGAAGACGCTCACCGAGGCCGGCGCCGAGCTCGAGCTGCCGACCGGCGCCGAGCGCACCCAGCGCCTCGACGACGTGATGGCGGTGGTCTACCTCGTCTTCACGGAGGGGTACGTCGCCACGGCGGGTGACGACTGGACCCGCCCCGACCTGGCCCAGGAGGGCATCCGGCTGGCCCGGCTGCTCGCGGGCATCGCGCCCGACGAGCCCGAGGTCCACGGGCTGCAGGCCCTGCTCGAGCTGCAGGGCTCGCGGCTCCCGGCGCGCACCGACGCCGACGGCGCCCCGGTGCTCCTCGACGACCAGGACCGCACCCGCTGGGACGCGCTGCTGGTCCGTCGCGGCCTCGCCGCGCTGCGCCGGGCCGAGGAGATCGCCGCACGCGGGGTGCCGATCGGCCGCTACTACCTGCAGGCCGCGATCGCCGCCGAGCACGCGAAGGCCACCACCGCTGCCGCCACCGACTGGCCCCGCATCGCCCGTCTGTACGACGTCCTGGCCGCCGCCGCTCCCGGCCCGGTCGTCGAGGTCAACCGCGCCGTGGCCCACGGCCGCGCAGCCGGGCCGGACGCCGGCCTCGCCGTCCTCGCGGCGCTCCCGGCCGACGTGCTGCGCGACTCGCCGCTGCTGCCGAGCGTGCGCGGCGACCTGCTCGAGCGGGCCGGCCGGCACGCGGAGGCCGCCGAGGAGTTCGAGGAGGCGGCCCGTCGTACCCGCAACGGCGACGAGCGGACCCTGCTCGAGCGCCGCGCGGCCAAGGCCCGCAGCACGACCTGA
- a CDS encoding MFS transporter: MPTTTTTEGTRAQFATLAAITVVTGVVSSLGAPLVPVVAAEQHVPLSTAQWVLTAALLAGAVVTPVLGRLGTGRWRRPVLLAGLGVVLTGTVLSALPLGIGPMIAGRALQGVGMALAPLAFAVARDLWSGPDLLSRLALLSVATVSGAGLGYPVSSLVADRLGIGGAYAFGAVLIGTATLLALRHLPSAPDDARQPVDVVGATLLCTGTLGVLLAVSQGERWGWTASPTLLAGGGGVLLVLAWVRWSVERTRRGRPSLVDLRIATRRGVRAPNAVTVAISISLYGLFTLVVVVIQADGSAGFGLHAGVAVSGLALVPYAVASIASNRVALVMARGVGTRLLLPVGCLVFGSSLLILLAWHDAVWQTFLAMAVGGLGGGLTFSSMAMLIVPNVAAEETSSAMAFNQLLRYLGFSVGSAVTVALLETYGGDAAAFRATGLTMAVICVVAGALAALERSPTARAG, from the coding sequence GTGCCGACCACGACCACCACCGAGGGGACCCGCGCACAGTTCGCGACCCTGGCCGCGATCACCGTGGTCACCGGCGTGGTCAGCAGCCTCGGCGCTCCGCTCGTGCCGGTGGTCGCCGCGGAGCAGCACGTGCCGCTGTCCACCGCCCAATGGGTGCTCACGGCCGCCCTGCTCGCCGGCGCCGTCGTGACGCCCGTGCTCGGCCGGTTGGGGACCGGGCGGTGGCGCCGTCCCGTCCTGCTCGCGGGACTGGGTGTCGTGCTCACCGGGACGGTGCTGAGCGCCCTCCCCCTCGGCATCGGACCGATGATCGCGGGCCGGGCGCTGCAGGGCGTCGGCATGGCCCTGGCCCCGCTCGCCTTCGCCGTCGCGAGGGACCTGTGGTCCGGTCCGGACCTCCTGTCCCGGCTGGCACTGCTGTCGGTGGCGACCGTGAGCGGCGCGGGTCTCGGCTACCCGGTGTCCTCGCTCGTCGCCGACCGCCTCGGGATCGGCGGCGCCTACGCGTTCGGTGCCGTCCTGATCGGCACCGCGACCCTCCTCGCGCTGCGCCACCTGCCGTCCGCGCCGGACGACGCACGTCAGCCGGTGGACGTCGTCGGCGCGACGCTGCTGTGCACCGGCACGCTCGGCGTGCTGCTGGCCGTGAGCCAGGGCGAGCGGTGGGGCTGGACGGCCTCGCCGACCCTGCTCGCCGGCGGCGGAGGAGTTCTGCTCGTGCTGGCCTGGGTCAGGTGGAGCGTCGAGCGGACCCGGCGCGGCCGCCCCTCGCTCGTGGACCTGCGGATCGCGACACGCCGTGGCGTCCGGGCCCCGAACGCCGTCACGGTCGCGATCAGCATCAGCCTCTACGGGCTGTTCACCCTGGTCGTCGTCGTGATCCAGGCCGACGGGTCCGCCGGGTTCGGCCTGCACGCCGGTGTCGCGGTGAGCGGTCTGGCCCTGGTCCCGTACGCCGTCGCCAGCATCGCGTCCAACCGGGTCGCGCTCGTCATGGCCCGCGGGGTCGGGACCCGGCTGCTGCTCCCCGTCGGCTGCCTGGTGTTCGGCTCGTCCCTGCTGATCCTCCTCGCCTGGCACGACGCGGTGTGGCAGACCTTCCTCGCCATGGCCGTCGGCGGCCTGGGTGGCGGCCTCACCTTCTCCTCGATGGCGATGCTGATCGTGCCGAACGTCGCCGCCGAGGAGACGAGCAGCGCGATGGCGTTCAACCAGCTGCTGCGCTACCTCGGGTTCTCGGTCGGCTCCGCCGTCACCGTCGCCCTGCTGGAGACGTACGGCGGCGACGCGGCCGCCTTCCGCGCCACCGGCTTGACGATGGCGGTGATCTGCGTGGTGGCGGGCGCCCTCGCGGCCCTCGAGCGCAGCCCTACCGCCCGCGCAGGGTGA
- a CDS encoding MFS transporter translates to MPDHSPTLVRAAGASYFPIALVARLPYAMMVVGVLTLVVAGRDSLAFGGLNSAVVGLGAATVGPLLGAAADRFGQRRVLLVSGVASTSALGLMAWVVYSPLPAAVVLAVAYLVGASAPQIAPMSRSRLVQIIGARIAPGRRSRTFDATMAYESAADEVVFIVGPFVVGILGTTLDPWAPVAGAALLTLVFVTAFALHPSALAAAGADVQAAPPAPAREIARPALLAVVAGIFGVGLFFGSMLTSLTSFMADHGEPASAGLVYGVMGIGSAALALGVALFPAAFSLRARWLVFGATMLAGAALLPFVSSVGAMCAVLLLIGCGIGPTMVTQYSLGALRSPAGRSATVMTILGSAVIVGQSLASAVTGNLADRFGTSTALVMPIVAAAVVVVAGVANAVLSPRPAPTDLAAGAPELELAGR, encoded by the coding sequence ATGCCTGATCACTCCCCGACACTGGTGCGTGCTGCCGGTGCGTCGTACTTCCCGATCGCGCTCGTCGCGCGCCTGCCCTACGCGATGATGGTCGTCGGCGTGCTGACCCTGGTCGTCGCCGGGCGTGACTCGCTCGCCTTCGGCGGGCTCAACTCCGCGGTCGTCGGGCTCGGTGCCGCGACCGTCGGCCCGCTGCTCGGTGCGGCTGCCGACCGGTTCGGCCAGCGCCGGGTGCTGCTGGTCAGTGGCGTCGCGTCGACGAGCGCGCTCGGCCTGATGGCGTGGGTGGTCTACAGCCCGCTGCCTGCGGCGGTCGTGCTCGCGGTGGCGTACCTGGTCGGGGCCAGTGCCCCGCAGATCGCGCCGATGTCGCGCAGTCGCCTGGTCCAGATCATCGGCGCCCGGATCGCGCCCGGCCGTCGTTCGCGCACCTTCGACGCGACCATGGCCTACGAGTCGGCGGCCGACGAGGTCGTCTTCATCGTCGGACCGTTCGTGGTCGGCATCCTCGGTACGACGCTCGACCCGTGGGCGCCCGTCGCCGGCGCGGCCCTGCTCACGCTGGTGTTCGTGACCGCCTTCGCGTTGCACCCCTCGGCCCTCGCCGCGGCCGGTGCCGACGTGCAGGCCGCCCCGCCCGCGCCGGCACGCGAGATCGCGCGGCCGGCGCTGCTGGCCGTGGTCGCCGGCATCTTCGGCGTCGGCCTGTTCTTCGGCTCGATGCTGACCTCGCTGACCTCGTTCATGGCCGACCACGGTGAGCCTGCCTCCGCCGGCCTGGTGTACGGCGTGATGGGCATCGGCTCCGCCGCCCTGGCTCTCGGCGTGGCGCTGTTCCCGGCCGCCTTCTCGCTGCGCGCCCGCTGGCTGGTCTTCGGCGCCACGATGCTCGCCGGCGCCGCGCTGCTGCCGTTCGTCTCCTCGGTCGGCGCGATGTGCGCCGTGCTGCTGCTCATCGGTTGCGGCATCGGCCCGACGATGGTGACCCAGTACAGCCTCGGCGCCCTGCGCAGCCCGGCCGGCCGGTCCGCCACCGTGATGACGATCCTCGGCTCGGCCGTCATCGTCGGGCAGTCCCTCGCCTCCGCCGTGACCGGCAACCTGGCCGACCGGTTCGGCACCTCGACCGCGTTGGTCATGCCGATCGTCGCCGCTGCCGTGGTCGTGGTGGCCGGTGTGGCGAACGCCGTCCTGTCGCCGCGCCCGGCTCCCACCGACCTCGCGGCCGGCGCGCCCGAGCTGGAGCTCGCCGGGCGCTGA
- a CDS encoding prolipoprotein diacylglyceryl transferase, with product MQLTLGPAWIHEVFVGLGVAVAATVFVLEARRRGQTDERLVYVVTGALVGGALLMRLGTWAQHLDLRANASLPEQWLYGNRSILGGLVGAWLGVHVTKRLVGYRVRTGDLFAPAVALGMAVGRVGCLLTEKPGTPTGHGWGVRLDQADADRFGLAAGVPLHPSFAYEIAFHLAAFAVLWWWLRRADLPPGTTFVWYVAAYGVFRFLVELVRGNEVVWAGLTRPQLFLLATVPLVLARIGWQWRRGAYRGLRRTPAGAAA from the coding sequence ATGCAGCTGACGCTCGGGCCGGCCTGGATCCACGAGGTCTTCGTCGGGCTGGGCGTGGCCGTGGCTGCGACGGTGTTCGTGCTGGAGGCGCGACGCCGCGGGCAGACCGACGAGCGGTTGGTCTACGTCGTCACCGGTGCGCTGGTCGGCGGGGCGCTGCTGATGCGGCTGGGCACCTGGGCCCAGCACCTCGACCTGCGGGCCAACGCATCCCTGCCCGAGCAGTGGCTCTACGGCAACCGGTCGATCCTCGGGGGCCTGGTGGGCGCCTGGCTGGGCGTGCACGTCACGAAGCGGCTCGTCGGCTACCGGGTGCGCACCGGCGACCTGTTCGCGCCGGCCGTCGCCCTCGGCATGGCCGTGGGCCGCGTCGGCTGCCTGCTCACCGAGAAGCCGGGAACCCCCACCGGTCACGGTTGGGGAGTGCGGCTCGACCAGGCCGACGCCGACCGCTTCGGTCTCGCCGCCGGCGTACCCCTGCACCCGTCGTTCGCCTACGAGATCGCCTTCCACCTGGCGGCGTTCGCAGTGCTGTGGTGGTGGCTGCGTCGCGCCGACCTGCCGCCCGGCACGACGTTCGTCTGGTACGTCGCGGCCTACGGCGTCTTCCGGTTCCTGGTCGAGCTGGTGCGCGGCAACGAGGTGGTCTGGGCCGGTCTGACCCGGCCCCAGCTGTTCCTGCTCGCGACGGTGCCGCTGGTGCTGGCGCGGATCGGCTGGCAGTGGCGACGCGGTGCGTATCGCGGGCTGCGCCGGACGCCGGCCGGAGCGGCCGCGTGA
- a CDS encoding AraC family transcriptional regulator → MGVTEKGVSSVTGTLTASSHELGDFSDAVARAYFPHELAIKRSPAGPADLRAVDLGPVRLARIGWGSEVAVESDHPGAWAVNVPRSGVLEATVGGHHVLSLDGQATVCPPDEHTRMTRWSADCSIVGMRVERAYLAEEVTALVGLTTDRLPAQVDLRTDGGRAWIGLLGSIGTEALRNPVLVRDARVGRRLAGTLTAAFVAACFPEEPGCGTIRPRIVSRVVEAMEADPARDWTAAELAAASGVGIRRLQQGFQRYLGRTPTQQLLAIRLERVHADLLAGGADSVSDVATRWGFAHLGRFAASYRERYGVAPSVTLRGR, encoded by the coding sequence ATGGGCGTCACCGAGAAGGGGGTGAGCAGCGTGACCGGCACCCTGACCGCGTCGTCCCACGAGCTGGGCGACTTCTCCGACGCCGTCGCACGCGCCTACTTCCCCCACGAGCTGGCGATCAAGCGGAGCCCGGCCGGTCCCGCCGACCTGCGCGCCGTCGACCTCGGGCCCGTGCGCCTGGCCCGGATCGGCTGGGGCTCGGAGGTCGCCGTCGAGTCCGACCACCCGGGGGCGTGGGCGGTCAACGTCCCGCGCAGCGGCGTGCTCGAGGCCACCGTCGGCGGCCACCACGTGCTGTCCCTCGACGGGCAGGCGACGGTCTGCCCGCCCGACGAGCACACCCGGATGACCCGCTGGTCGGCCGACTGCTCGATCGTCGGGATGCGGGTCGAGCGGGCCTACCTCGCCGAGGAGGTCACCGCCCTCGTCGGGCTCACCACCGATCGGCTGCCCGCCCAGGTCGACCTGCGCACCGACGGCGGCCGGGCCTGGATCGGGCTGCTCGGCTCGATCGGCACCGAGGCGCTGCGCAACCCGGTCCTCGTCCGCGATGCACGGGTCGGGCGGCGCCTCGCCGGCACCCTCACCGCCGCCTTCGTCGCCGCCTGCTTCCCCGAGGAGCCGGGCTGCGGCACCATCCGGCCGCGGATCGTCTCGCGCGTGGTCGAGGCGATGGAGGCCGACCCGGCGCGCGACTGGACCGCCGCCGAGCTCGCCGCCGCGTCCGGGGTCGGGATCCGCCGGCTGCAGCAGGGCTTCCAGCGCTACCTCGGCCGCACGCCGACCCAGCAGCTGCTCGCCATCCGCCTCGAGCGGGTGCATGCCGACCTGCTCGCGGGCGGCGCCGACAGCGTCTCCGACGTCGCCACCCGCTGGGGGTTCGCCCACCTCGGCCGGTTCGCGGCCTCCTACCGGGAGCGCTACGGCGTGGCGCCGTCCGTCACCCTGCGCGGGCGGTAG
- a CDS encoding 4-hydroxyphenylacetate 3-hydroxylase family protein, with protein MTDTLAPETTSHDDGPPTVNPAAGSPANQQTNFASRPMTGDEYVESLRDGREIYLNGERVEDVTTHTAFRNPIRMTARLYDALHTGPHVDELTVPTDTGNGGVTMPFFKTPTSSADLLKERDAIARWAKMTWGWMGRSPDYKASFLGTLHANKELYAPFEANAERWYRESQEKVLYWNHAIINPPVDRNLPPDEVGDVYMKVEKETDAGLVVSGAKVVATGSAITNYNFIAHYGLPIRKKQFALICTVPMDAPGVKLICRTSYTQQAAQNGTPFDYPLSSRMDENDTIFVFDKVLVPWENVFMYGDVDRINAFFPQSGFLPRFTFQGCTRLAVKLDFIAGLLMKALETTGSGDFRGVQTRVGEVIGWRNLFWSLTESMARDPEPWVGDAVIPKLEYGLTYRMFMIHGYPRVKEIIEQDVASGLIYLPSGAADFKSAEVRPYLDKYVRGSNGITAVDRVKVMKALWDSIGTEFGGRHELYERNYSGNHENVKAELLFAAQNRGIVDQMKGFADEFLGEYDLDGWTVPDLF; from the coding sequence ATGACCGACACCCTCGCCCCCGAGACCACCTCCCACGACGACGGACCGCCGACCGTCAACCCCGCCGCGGGCTCCCCCGCCAACCAGCAGACCAACTTCGCCTCCCGGCCGATGACCGGCGACGAGTACGTCGAGAGCCTGCGCGACGGCCGCGAGATCTACCTCAACGGCGAGCGGGTCGAGGACGTCACGACGCACACGGCGTTCCGCAACCCGATCCGGATGACCGCCCGCCTGTACGACGCCCTCCACACCGGCCCGCACGTCGACGAGCTCACCGTGCCCACGGACACCGGCAACGGCGGCGTGACGATGCCGTTCTTCAAGACGCCGACGTCGTCGGCCGACCTGCTCAAGGAGCGCGACGCGATCGCGCGCTGGGCGAAGATGACGTGGGGGTGGATGGGCCGCAGCCCCGACTACAAGGCGTCGTTCCTCGGCACCCTGCACGCCAACAAGGAGCTCTACGCCCCCTTCGAGGCCAACGCCGAGCGGTGGTACCGCGAGTCCCAGGAGAAGGTCCTCTACTGGAACCACGCGATCATCAACCCGCCGGTCGACCGCAACCTGCCGCCCGACGAGGTCGGCGACGTCTACATGAAGGTCGAGAAGGAGACCGACGCCGGACTGGTCGTCTCCGGCGCGAAGGTCGTCGCGACGGGATCGGCGATCACCAACTACAACTTCATCGCCCACTACGGCCTGCCGATCCGCAAGAAGCAGTTCGCACTGATCTGCACGGTCCCGATGGACGCGCCCGGTGTGAAGCTGATCTGCCGGACGTCGTACACCCAGCAGGCGGCCCAGAACGGCACGCCGTTCGACTACCCGCTATCGAGCCGGATGGACGAGAACGACACCATCTTCGTCTTCGACAAGGTGCTGGTGCCCTGGGAGAACGTCTTCATGTACGGCGACGTCGACCGCATCAACGCGTTCTTCCCGCAGTCCGGCTTCCTGCCCCGCTTCACCTTCCAGGGCTGCACCCGCCTCGCCGTGAAGCTCGACTTCATCGCCGGCCTGCTGATGAAGGCCCTCGAGACCACCGGCTCCGGCGACTTCCGCGGTGTGCAGACCCGGGTCGGCGAGGTCATCGGCTGGCGCAACCTGTTCTGGTCGCTCACCGAGTCGATGGCCCGCGACCCCGAGCCGTGGGTCGGCGACGCGGTGATCCCGAAGCTGGAGTACGGCCTGACGTACCGGATGTTCATGATCCACGGCTATCCGCGGGTCAAGGAGATCATCGAGCAGGACGTCGCCTCCGGCCTGATCTACCTGCCGTCCGGTGCCGCCGACTTCAAGTCCGCCGAGGTGCGCCCGTACCTGGACAAGTACGTCCGCGGCTCCAACGGCATCACGGCGGTCGACCGGGTCAAGGTGATGAAGGCGCTGTGGGACTCGATCGGCACCGAGTTCGGCGGCCGGCACGAGCTGTACGAGCGCAACTACTCCGGCAACCACGAGAACGTGAAGGCCGAGCTGCTCTTCGCCGCCCAGAACCGCGGCATCGTCGACCAGATGAAGGGCTTCGCCGACGAGTTCCTCGGTGAGTACGACCTCGACGGCTGGACGGTCCCCGACCTGTTCTGA
- a CDS encoding flavin reductase family protein translates to MDPRTLRSTFGRFATGVTVITCRTPDGTHHGATVTAFTPISLDPPLVQVALTRTSRAAAYLDGASFAVNVLAADQVDVAMHFAGRPSADPLPWCDGSVAPSLRGTAATITCRAHRTDDGGDHLLFLGEVVDVVSTDRRPLLFHDSAFHQIGRRSSDVVWLGCQDDPHTSWFGALVPADTHY, encoded by the coding sequence ATGGACCCGCGCACGCTGCGCTCGACCTTCGGTCGCTTCGCGACCGGCGTCACCGTCATCACCTGCCGTACCCCCGACGGCACCCACCACGGCGCGACCGTCACCGCCTTCACCCCGATCTCCCTGGACCCGCCGCTGGTCCAGGTGGCGCTGACCCGGACGTCGAGGGCGGCCGCCTACCTCGACGGCGCGTCCTTCGCCGTCAACGTGCTCGCCGCCGACCAGGTCGACGTGGCGATGCACTTCGCGGGCCGCCCGAGCGCGGACCCGCTGCCCTGGTGCGACGGCTCGGTCGCACCGTCCCTGCGCGGCACGGCGGCCACCATCACCTGCCGCGCGCACCGCACCGACGACGGCGGCGACCACCTGCTGTTCCTCGGCGAGGTGGTCGACGTCGTGAGCACCGACCGTCGCCCGCTGCTCTTCCACGACAGCGCCTTCCACCAGATCGGCCGCCGCTCGTCCGACGTCGTCTGGCTCGGCTGCCAGGACGACCCCCACACCAGCTGGTTCGGCGCGCTCGTGCCGGCCGACACCCACTACTGA
- a CDS encoding radical SAM protein, with protein MKAPRGAGMPLRGDRIHRYVNAFCPLCHEEEPSRPLDQVARLSGWLAVRDDRVWLERGCARHGLVRTLYDESPEILTWLEQWTAPTKVHTPDLLGNFAPVPAAYADGLPEMQTQHTCILLADLLDHCNLKCPTCFAESSPALASVAPLAEVLASIDTRISRENGRIDVLMLSGGEPTLYPHLAELLDEVARRPVVRILVNTNGLLVARDDELLDLLTRHRERVEVYLQYDGQSAEASTHHRGADIRRFKEDAIERLSSRGIFTTLTMTAALGVNDDEIGFVVKRALDTPYVGGVTIQPVFGSGRSSGIDPLDRLTHTGVLARLGPQTGGTVGWRDLTALPCSHPHCCSVGYLLRDDAGTWRSLVSLIGPERLKQWLDLEPDLLANRIADDAIPADLRRVVKDSLLDLLSEQSSLSHPSMANIWRDICQTCDLGIGTLATLAAARLPGQQQRLRRLLGERVLRVTVKPFMDMNTMIEERLTQCCVHVATVNETTGGHQCAPFCALQAWEPLARTRLSTATGRTAP; from the coding sequence GTGAAGGCGCCCCGCGGGGCGGGCATGCCGCTGCGTGGCGACCGGATCCACCGCTACGTCAACGCGTTCTGCCCGTTGTGCCACGAGGAGGAGCCGAGCCGGCCCCTCGACCAGGTGGCGCGCCTCAGCGGGTGGCTGGCCGTCCGTGACGACCGGGTGTGGCTCGAACGCGGCTGCGCGCGGCACGGACTGGTCCGCACGCTCTACGACGAGTCGCCCGAGATCCTCACCTGGCTCGAGCAGTGGACCGCACCGACGAAGGTCCACACCCCCGACCTGCTCGGCAACTTCGCTCCCGTGCCGGCGGCGTACGCCGACGGGCTTCCCGAGATGCAGACCCAGCACACCTGCATCCTGCTGGCCGACCTGCTCGACCACTGCAACCTGAAGTGCCCGACCTGCTTCGCCGAGTCCTCCCCGGCCCTGGCGAGCGTCGCCCCGCTGGCCGAGGTGCTCGCCTCGATCGACACCCGGATCTCCCGGGAGAACGGGCGCATCGACGTCCTCATGCTCTCGGGCGGGGAGCCGACGCTCTACCCCCACCTGGCCGAGCTGCTCGACGAGGTGGCGCGGCGCCCGGTCGTGCGGATCCTGGTCAACACCAACGGCCTGCTGGTCGCCCGCGACGACGAGCTGCTCGACCTGCTCACCCGGCACCGCGAGCGGGTCGAGGTCTACCTGCAGTACGACGGCCAGAGCGCCGAGGCGTCGACCCACCACCGCGGGGCCGACATCCGGCGCTTCAAGGAGGACGCGATCGAGCGCCTGTCGAGCCGGGGCATCTTCACGACGCTGACCATGACCGCCGCGCTCGGCGTCAACGACGACGAGATCGGGTTCGTGGTCAAGCGTGCCCTCGACACGCCGTACGTCGGTGGCGTGACGATCCAGCCGGTCTTCGGCAGTGGTCGCTCGAGCGGCATCGACCCGCTGGACCGGCTCACCCACACCGGGGTGCTGGCCCGGCTCGGTCCGCAGACCGGCGGCACCGTCGGCTGGCGTGACCTCACCGCGCTGCCGTGCAGCCACCCGCACTGCTGCTCGGTCGGCTACCTGCTCCGCGACGACGCCGGCACCTGGCGCTCGCTGGTGTCGCTGATCGGCCCGGAGCGGCTCAAGCAGTGGCTCGACCTGGAGCCCGACCTGCTGGCCAACCGGATCGCCGACGACGCCATCCCCGCCGACCTGCGGCGGGTCGTGAAGGACTCGCTGCTCGACCTGCTCTCGGAGCAGTCCAGCCTCAGCCATCCCTCGATGGCGAACATCTGGCGCGACATCTGCCAGACCTGCGACCTCGGCATCGGCACCCTTGCCACCCTGGCCGCGGCCCGGCTGCCGGGTCAGCAGCAGAGGCTGCGTCGCCTGCTCGGGGAACGGGTCCTGCGGGTGACGGTCAAGCCGTTCATGGACATGAACACGATGATCGAGGAGCGGCTCACCCAGTGCTGCGTGCACGTGGCCACCGTCAACGAGACGACCGGCGGGCACCAGTGCGCTCCCTTCTGCGCCCTGCAGGCGTGGGAGCCGTTGGCGCGCACGAGGCTCTCGACCGCGACAGGGCGGACCGCCCCGTGA
- a CDS encoding thioesterase family protein yields the protein MSTQPTYDQLVTLPAFAVQPVPSAFEDSNGFLNVRHYLGIGSEGLDESLYDIGIPFNWPVLSGFACLSAEHHLTYLHELRTGDDMSVRVRLLGRSERAAHALVFVLDDTNKRVACVFEEIFLCVEIADRKTAPWPADIAAGLDKRVAEHADIEWEPVTSGCLKLR from the coding sequence ATGAGCACGCAGCCGACCTACGACCAGCTCGTCACCCTGCCCGCCTTCGCGGTCCAGCCGGTCCCCAGTGCGTTCGAGGACAGCAACGGCTTCCTCAACGTGCGCCACTACCTCGGCATCGGCAGCGAGGGCCTCGACGAGTCGCTCTACGACATCGGGATCCCGTTCAACTGGCCCGTGCTCAGCGGCTTCGCCTGCCTGTCGGCCGAGCACCACCTCACCTACCTGCACGAGCTGAGGACCGGCGACGACATGTCGGTCCGGGTGCGCCTGCTCGGCCGCTCCGAGCGAGCCGCGCACGCACTGGTCTTCGTGCTCGACGACACCAACAAGCGGGTCGCCTGCGTGTTCGAGGAGATCTTCCTCTGCGTCGAGATCGCCGACCGCAAGACCGCGCCCTGGCCCGCCGACATCGCCGCCGGCCTCGACAAGCGCGTCGCCGAGCACGCCGACATCGAGTGGGAGCCGGTCACCTCCGGGTGCCTGAAGCTGCGCTGA